The following are from one region of the Channa argus isolate prfri chromosome 6, Channa argus male v1.0, whole genome shotgun sequence genome:
- the drc12 gene encoding dynein regulatory complex protein 12 gives MPPKKKTKKTTKKTPEKSENDLEAKYRRNILDIAILQDHIAIQRESLIKVHSERSDLRRRMRDMEQKLQHEKQGHRDVNSDLSRQYKTMQTALSNKVKRLEVEVSQLKEELALCQEELRKEKREREQMEQEKDATISDLQHKLDNMETDYEKVLHETLDCLTSQLSVAQQRWEDKSTTLHENYKELLSEFGLNPLDM, from the exons ATGCCtccaaagaaaaagacaaaaaagaccaCAAAGAAGACTCCTGAAAAAA GTGAAAATGACTTGGAAGCTAAATATAGGCGCAACATTCTGGACATAGCCATCCTACAGGATCACATAG CCATACAGCGTGAGTCTTTAATAAAGGTCCATTCTGAGAGAAGTGACCTGAGGAGACGCATGAGAGACATGGAGCAGAAGCTGCAACACGAGAAACAAGGCCACAGGGACGTCAACTCTG ACTTAAGCCGCCAGTATAAAACCATGCAGACAGCGTTGAGCAACAAGGTGAAGAGACTGGAGGTGGAAGTCAGCCAGCTGAAGGAAGAACTTG CCCTGTGTCAGGAGGAACTCaggaaggagaaaagagagCGTGAGCAGATGGAACAGGAAAAGGATGCTACCATATCTGACCTCCAACACAAGCTGGACAACATGGAAACAGATTATGAGAAGGTCCTGCAT GAGACTCTAGACTGCCTCACTTCACAGCTGTCTGTGGCTCAACAACGATGGGAAGACAAGAGCACAACCCTGCATGAAAATTATAAGGAACTGCTTTCTGAGTTTGGCCTGAATCCACTGGACATGTAA